In the genome of Lathyrus oleraceus cultivar Zhongwan6 chromosome 4, CAAS_Psat_ZW6_1.0, whole genome shotgun sequence, the window ATAACATGACATAAGACCAACCTAAGAGGGTAATGACTCATCACTGCCCTCTCATGATTAGACACCCTTATAGGAATAgctccccccccccccccccccccttaacTTTGAATtttaagctccaagctcttctaCAGTGGTgatcttcttcttcttcctaCTATTGTCTCTTGCCCTAGCTCTCCCTTTTCCAATTCTTTCACGTGCGTTCCCAACTCTCTGTTCTCTCCTCACCTTCTTATAAGTAGACCAACTAaatccattatttttaatttatttttaaatcttATTACTATTATTACTATAATATTAAATCAAACTAAAAAatcatatataatatatatatatattatatatatatataatatatatattatatatatatatatatatatatataattttctAAATCATATCATTAGGCCAGCTATCcaataaattaataataaaagCAATACTATCTctatattattatttttattttaaataaatattaactTATTTATTGTTACTactaaattaatttaattaaatctaataatATTATTAATTTCATTGTGTCCAACAACCCCTACTTCTCGTTAATTACTACCACACTGTTTACTTAAAATTCTAATATTTTAGGGACACTATCTCATACCCAAGGCTCACATACTATCTCAACCATTCAAAATACGTACAATATAATTAAATTATTCTATAGAATTATATAATTGAAATGGGGTGCTACAACTTTCTCTCGCTTAAAATATTTTTATCCTAAAAAATTTACCTGATAAAAATAACTTTGTATATACTTCTCGCATCCGGCTCTCCAGCCCCCAAGTCATATTTCCTCCAGCAGCTCCTCCCTAgacaactttcactagagcaatctcCTTTCCCCCAACTTCTTCGTCTTTCGGTCCTCAATCCTCACACGAAATGCTTCTATCATAAGTTTGTCCCTCACTTGCATATCATTCATCTGAATCAAATGAGACGGATCATGAATATACTTTTGAAGTTGCGACACATAGAACACGTCATGCAAATTTGAAAGATCAGGTGGTAAGGCCACTCAATAAGCCATGATTTCAATTCTCTAAGAAATCTGATACGGACCGATAAACTTAGGAGTAAGCTTCTTTGATTTCAGTGTACACCTAAAACCAGTTACATGATTGACTCTTAGGAACACATGATCACCTTCCCTAATTTCCAGAtctttcctcctcttatcatggtagCTTTTTTTGGCTAAATTGTGATGCTTTCATTTTATCTGGGATCAACTTGACCTTCTCAGCAGTCAGCTGGACAATTGTCGATCCAAGTACAACACTCTCACTAGATTCATACCAACACATAGGTGTCCTACACCTCCGACCGTACAATGCTTCAAACAGAACCATTGCAATGCTAGAATGAAAACTGTTATTATAAgtgaactcgatcaatggaagaTGACTATCCCAAGTACCTTCTTATTCGAGTACACAAGATCTCAACAAgtcctccaatgactgaatagtCATTTTTGTCTGACAATCAGTCTGTGGATGATAAGAAAAACTCAACCTTAGCTTAGTACCCAAAGCTTCATGCAAACTTCCCCAAAATCTGGATGTAAATCGTGGGTCTCTATCGAAAACTATACTCGACAGGGCACCATGTAACTTTACGACTACCCTGATATAAATCTCAGCCAACTTCTATAATAGGAAACTTATATTAATTGGAATAAAATAGGCCGATTTCGTCAgtctatcaacaatcacccatATCACACCAAACCCTCTTGGAGTATTCGGTAATCCGGTCATGAAGTCCATTGAAAAAATATCCTATTTCCACTCTGGAATATCCAATGGTTGCATCAAACCCGGAGGTTTCTGGTGCTCTACCTTTGATTTTTAGCAAGTCAAACATGCATACACAAACTGCGTCTATATCTCGCTTCACTCCTAGCCACCAAATCATTTTCTTGAGgtcctgatacattttagtagctcctaGATGAATACTTAGATTGCTTCTATGACTCTTCTCTAAAATCATCTTCTTCAGCTCAGAATTGTCAAGCACACAAATTTACCTCGAAACCTCAACACTCCATGCTCATCCACTTTAAAGTCACTTTCTTTGTTTGGGTTCACTGAAGATAATAAATCTACCAGCTTCACATCTAGCTTATAATTCTCCCTAATTTAATTAAGCAATTCATTATTCACCTTCAACATACCCAACATCGCACTTCCTAGTGTCAACTCACAAACCATACTCAAATTTCTAAACTGATAAATGAGATCCAACTCTCTAATAATCAATGCCaacatatgtagagactttcaACTCAAAGCATCATACATAACATTACCTTTACTTGGATGATAATTTAAGTCAAAATCATAGTTCTTCAGAAATTCCAACCATCTTCTGTGCTTCATATTCAACTCCTTTTTgtcaaacaaatactttaaactcttatggttGCTAAACACTTTGAATTTTTGTAAAGCATAAACCACCACTTTACCATTTTACATCAACACACACAACTATGGAAAACACATATCACAATGGTTGGAAAAGGGATACCACCATGCTGGACCAACCGTTGTGAGGTAaggtgtgattgtatgtatgatgATTTCTACCACAAACATGCGACCGTGATTATAAGTCAAGTAGCATACAACCTATCATAATGATTACTTTAAACAATCGTTATTGTATGtcttttaataaaatttaaaaaaatgcAGCAGTAGAACGACAACAAGAACAAAAACAAGAAAAACAAGAATTACAACAAGAAAAATAagaataacaacaacaacaaaaacaacaacaataacaacaagaagaacaacaacaataacaacaacaataacaacaacaataacaacaacaataacaacaacaacaacaataacaatgataacaacaacaataacaggAGCAACAATAAGAACAATAAGAATAACAACAAGAAAAAcaataacaagaacaacaacaaaaagAACACCACCAACTAACATTGCTAACTTGAACCCATGTTTTCCTTGTCTCATTCAAGTTGGAGAAGAGGTGATGGAGTTCTGAATTTTGTTAATGAAAGAAATGATGTTTTGAGTTTTATTTATGGAAGAAATGATGTTTTTGAGCTTGGTTTAGTGGAGAAATAGAGTGCCGTAAATGGAAGAAGATGTTTGGAGGTAGAAGATGAAGTTCGTCTAAGTTAGAAGTTCATCTAAGTTTTAGGTTTCACGTAGATCACTAATGGTAGTGTCTTGAGCGTTGCTAGTCACTAAATGGATGACAAAGATTTGTTTAAGAATGGTGAAGAAACTCAATAGTCACACTTATATTTTCAACCTATCATGAAAAGTGGCttaaaaaactaaataaaaacAAAATCGCAACCTATCACAACAGTTACTTTAAACAATCGTTGTTATATGTCTTttactaaataaataaaaacaaaacttTAGGTGCTAGGATTTGAACTCATGACTAGGCGCCACTTTTTACCATGGTTGGAAGTTCTAGCTATGGTGaaaaatgacttaaaaatatataaaaacaAAATTGTAGGTGCTAGGATTCAAACGCATGACCAGACGCCACTTTTCACCACAGTTGGTACCTATAACCATTGTGAAATGTCTTAGTAAATACAAAAAAAGAAGCGCCAAAAAAAATTATTACCACGGTTAACAGGATGGCCGTGGTAAAATGGGTGTTACGAAAGGTCTATTTTGTAGTAGTGACACAGCTCAAACCTATTTTAGAAGTGCCACAGTATACTACAAACAGTTCATGAGAATCTGGTAAAATCAAAACTGAAGTTGTAGCAACTTCTTCTTTAACTCTCTAAATCTCTCTTCATAATGAATATCCCACACATAGGCatgaccctttcgagtcaactgagttaACGAAAGGGATAAATTTGAGAACCCTTTGATAAACCTGCGATAATAACCTGCCAACCCCAGGAAACTTCTAATCTCTGTAACCGATTTAGGAGCCTTCCATTGTAGCGCTGCGTCTACTTTGGATGGATCCACTACAATGGCATTATTAGAAATAACATGCCTAAGGAAACTCACCTCTTGCAACCGAAACTCACACTTTGATAACTTCATAAACAACTTATTCTCTTTTAACCCTTGTAATACAATCCCCAAATTCTATGCATGATCTTCATTTGATTTAGAATAAATCAGAATATCATCGATAAAGACAACGACAAACAGATCAAGATAAGTATGAAAAATGCGATTCATATACCCCACAAACACACTAGGTGCATTCGACACTCTGAAAGGCATCAATAAATATCCGTAATGACTGTATCGAGTTCTAAACACCATCTTCTGAATATCTTCATCCTTAACTCGGATCTGATGGTAACCtgacctcaaatcaatttttcTAAAAACACAAGCTCCTACCAGCTGATCCATCAAATAATCGATTCTCAGAAGTGGATATTTGTTTTTAATCATCACTTTATTGAACTATCGATAATCAACACATAGTCGTATACTACCATCATTCTTCTTTACCAACAACACTTGAGCTCCCCAAGGTGACACACTTGGTTTGATAAATTTATTTTCAAGTAAGGCTCCCAAATGAATCTTTAGTTCTCCTAGCTCTGATGATGATATTATGTATGGTTCCATAGAAACATGTATAGTACCAAGAACAAGATCAATAACAAAATCCATCTCTTTCTGGTGGAAAATCTGAAATATCATCTAGAAACACCTTTAGAAATTCTCATACCACTAGTAACCCTTCAACTATTGTTTGATTCTCAACAGACAAGGAAGCAAACATTGCAAACACTTTAGTTTCATCTTTTAACAACTCTTCCATTGACTAACAAATATGAAACTAGCTTTTTCTTCATCATCAGGAGCAAGAAATCATACTAACTTATTGTAGTAATTGATATGAATATAGTTGAGTTCCAACCAGTTCATCTCTAGAATGACATCAAGATCACTTAGTGGAAGAAAAATCAAGTCCACACCAAAGTCTCTACCATAGATTGATAGAGGACAATTCAAGAATATTAAATAAGTATTCACTGACCCATTAGTTGGAGTATCGATAATTAGTCCACTACTCAAAGTAGACACTACAAGGCCAATTTTTTCACACAGTCAGTAGAAATAAATGAGTGTGTCTCACCTGTGTCAATAATGACAATCAAAGGAATGTTATGAATGTAGCTTATACCTCGAACCAACCTATCGGAACTGGTAGTCTGAGATCCTGCCAGTGCAAACACTTTCCCTCTAGATTGAGCTTTCTTTGGATTTTGACAGTTGGTGTTGATGTGACCAGGTTCCCCACAATTGTAACAAGTTGGCACATTAGTCTTACAATCAGAAATAAGGTTTCCTAGCTTCCCATAGTTGAAGCACTTCTTTTCATCACTTTTGCATTCATTGGCATGATGTCCTGCACCACCACACTTGTAGCATTTGATAGGAGTGAGAGTccctcccccacttggcttcttaCCCTTTGAAACCTTCTATTTCCCTTTTACATCTAGAGAACTATACAAATTTTCTGGATTCAGCTGATTTCCCCTCTTCTCACTCAGACTTTTATAATGAGAAGACTGAACCCTGTTGTCCTCATCATAAATCCTGCATTTGTTCACCAGTTCCGGAAGCTGGCAAGTCTGTTGATAACCAATATCCCGCTTGATCTCAGGATGCAACCCATTCTCAAACTTAATGCATTTAGAAGCCTCTATAACTGCACCATTATAATGTGGAAACAATTTCACAAGTTCCTCGAACCTGGCAGCATACTCAGCAATAGTATAGTTCCCTTATTTCAACTCTAAAAACTCGATCTCTTTCTTCCCACACACATCTTATAGAAAGTACCGCTATATAAATCCTCCTTTGAATGCAACCCAAGTGATTTCATCGCATATAACCTCTAATCTCTTATGCGTAGTATTCTATAAATCATCAGCTTCCtttgtgtcataccccaattttatccaggcatttttaaaattttcataaatttgatttcatttttcaatttacatcatatgcacagcatgacatacatttcatcatgaataatacctaaaatatcagtcggaataaattattggaaaatacagacaaattggttaaatcatttctcaagaacgtgcaaaatcagcgggtaaaaagtttcaaacTTAAAATTGCAGGCACCAGTATTATCAATCTACGGTTCGCGAAGTTCAGCCTCGTGGGCTCATTATATTTTTCAACGACTTTTTCAGTTGCATTTTGACCCGCCCGAGCCTTGTAACCGATGAAATCTTATTTCAAAATTAAACAAAACGctgtatttttttaataagtatatttcgtgctgatcattttggtgcatccgatttaatttttcgagcaaattttcgcccgATATTTATTCATTCTTAGTCCTTTTATTTTATTCTTTCACCAAAATATTCTGATTAGATAATAGAATTTCCCATGctcttattttaattttatcgTGATTATTTaaaagttgtgaattttatttgaattaattgatttaaatcaattaaatcatctaaAAGGGGAACATCCGACATTTTTAAATTGTTTGTGATAATCATGATTGTCGATTCAAATTAATCCATGATTTTCATTTAAGGTCTTTGTATTATTTTTTATTATCCAATCAAAATTAGGATTTAAATAAATATATTAGTAAAGagaaataaaaatagaaaattaacTAAAAAGGGAGGGATTTTATCCTCCAACTAGCATGTGCTGTTAATAAAAAGAAAATATCTTTACTACTCAAAGGAAGGCAAGACACGTGGCGAATTAATTAAAGGAACGGATTTGTTTTAATATCTAGAAGGCCAAAGGATGTGTTCGAGAGGGAATTACGTGTCCACCAATGAGGACCACCCTCTCTCTCTTGGAATAAACAGGCAAAAGAAGAAAGAGAATCCTCTTCTTAAAGAAGGGTCTCTCTCTTAACGGAAAAGGAGGAAAAGAAAAAAACTACCCACTCATTTTTTACTCACCCACTAACTCACTCATCTTTCTCTACCCACCCATAAAAGATCACACACGTTACAATATTTCGGTGgctcaaaaaaagaaaaagaaaataaaaagacAAAAACTCTTGTCGCACCAACTCTGTCCACAACCGCTCCGCCACGCATCTACCTTCTTTCGCACCCTCCCTCACCTCGCCTCCTTCTTCCTCCAACAGGCGCCGCCAAGAAGCCCACCCTCCACCGCGAGAACTAATCCACTGTCACCTTCCTTCACCGTGCAACACACACACAAATGATCGCCGCAAAGGTTCGTCTCACCCCAAAACCAGATCGAGACTCCGTCCAACCACCACCTCCACCGTCGCAACTCAAAACAACCACCACCGCCATTTAACTCGCGAGATCCGCAAAACTTTTGCCTCCTTTAATCTTCTCCACCGTCGCGAACCATCATCGGCGAGACAACCGCTGCAACTTCACCGCCGGCGACCGCTTGTCACCATCACCTCCGCATCCACCGTCGACCCAATCTCCATCTCCGATAATATTCTTACCGTAGCCACTGTGCTTTAATCCCACTCCCTTCCTCCACTGCGCAACAACCACTTCCGCCTCCAACCAACATCGCCAAAAAAACTCGTCGGTAACAACTCTTTTAAATGCAGTTAATAATTAATAAGCATTTGTGTGAGTATAGGTATCAATGGGTTGATTGCATATCTGCTCTACTGTGAATTTGTGGAAATTACATTTGCTTTTATGTTGGAATAGTGTTTCAGAATAAATGTTGGATCTATTATCCCTGTAATAACGTCGCAAATAATCATAATccattttgcttttgtttttgcACTGAATAGTTGATTGTGTGTACGATTGGTTTGTAATTATCGATGGTTTTTTTTTGTTGCGTTAACTATACTTGTTATAAAAGGATTGGTCGATTGTGGTTATCATTTGTGATTTATAGAGTTTAGAACTTTTATTTAGATCTCAAATACGCATCGGTCGCATATATTGTCAAGGTGGCGTTGTTTTCTCCTTTTCGGTTTCACTTAGGTTATACTCAAAAGACTATCTGCTATGTAAAGGcattgtttatttttgttttcatgAATCACCCACTGATAGTTACTAATGAAATACAAAAGAAAATTAGTTAAAATCTCTTTTTTTTTCATGTTCTTAATTTACTttatgattattattatttagAAAGAATGAGAATTAAATTAGATTTACTGATGGTTTTAGAACTAGGCCCAAATTAATTTTGATAATCACAACCCATGTTTATGCATGCACcaatttttgattttttttcatcCTTTTCTTTTGAATAAAGCATTAGTTAATTGATTACTTAAATTACTAATTAATTAGATTAATTAATtattgataaatatatttttttgattaCTTGATTTTATGGTATTTAGTCGATAAAAATCTATCCATGTTCATCCCATAATACATACTTGATTTCATTGAAGTTCACCACCAATtcaaaaaaaaactcaaaatcTTTCTCATCTTTCACTATCACAATTTCGCATCATTTCCAAACCAAAGTCTTCCAATTGTATTCATAAACAAAACCTTGGTGCAATGCCAAGAGATTCATTTTTTAAAACCCGATTCAAATCCGATTAACCGTGCAAATTCAAAGCCTTTTTCTAGATAATTTAACTTCtaaagaattttctcttttaacgtaaacttgggatgaaaaggatataggaagcgttcacttcactatttctcaagtactCGAATGATTGGCGCACGCCATATTACTCGAATTCTTCTGTCACCCGATTAAAGCTTCAACCataatattcaaatcatttcttCTAAATCAACTATAAATTCTAAACCCTTTTAATTCTAAAtttcggatgataaaagatgggaggcgttcgcctcactatctcTCGTCTAATTGAATGATTGacgctcgccatattgctcaaattatcgaTTTCCGATTAAAGCCGCAATCTTACAAACTTAAAATTATTTGTTCAAACTAATTACA includes:
- the LOC127136175 gene encoding uncharacterized protein LOC127136175 codes for the protein MAVVVVLSCDGGGGGWTESRSGFGEGDSGLVLAVEGGLLGGACWRKKEARFEELVKLFPHYNGAVIEASKCIKFENGLHPEIKRDIGYQQTCQLPELVSKGKKPSGGGTLTPIKCYKCGGAGHHANECKSDEKKCFNYGKLGNLISDCKTNVPTCYNCGEPGHINTNCQNPKKAQSRGKVFALAGSQTTSSDRLVRGISYIHNIPLIVIIDTVSTLSSGLIIDTPTNGSVNTYLIFLNCPLSIYGRDFGVDLIFLPLSDLDVILEMNWLELNYIHINYYNKLIFHQKEMDFVIDLVLGTIHVSMEPYIISSSELGELKIHLGALLENKFIKPSVSPWGAQVLLVKKNDGSIRLCVDYR